The Gemmatimonadota bacterium genome includes a window with the following:
- a CDS encoding alpha/beta hydrolase yields the protein MKPSQRTKQRMTRSILVVICSCIFFAQGQAQQERLKGAVKSPIANVKADVFDRVEHHETDNDGVALHYVTLGEGPVILFVHGFPDFWYTWREQMAALSDNYKTVAMDTRAYNKSGKPEGVEHYTMSHLMSDVEAVIKDLEVDSVTLVGHDWGGAISWRFAMHYPQLVNKLVICNLTHPKGYGTVLRNATAEQKKNTQYITDFQTPEYEKRFSPEVLTRISVGNAPDEVRQRYINAFSQSSVKGMLDYYRAAYSGLTAGAGQSLEMPNLTMPVLQFHGLKDKAVDKDGLRDTWNWINKDYTLVTIPSSGHWVQRDAADMVSNTMRWWLKSRH from the coding sequence ATGAAACCGTCGCAACGAACCAAACAACGCATGACACGCTCAATACTGGTGGTCATTTGCTCCTGCATTTTCTTCGCTCAAGGGCAGGCGCAGCAGGAACGCCTGAAGGGTGCCGTCAAATCCCCGATAGCTAACGTCAAGGCGGATGTATTCGACCGCGTCGAGCACCATGAGACGGATAACGACGGGGTGGCACTCCACTACGTCACCTTGGGCGAAGGCCCCGTTATTCTCTTTGTCCATGGCTTTCCCGATTTTTGGTACACCTGGCGCGAACAGATGGCCGCTCTTTCCGACAACTATAAGACCGTCGCTATGGACACACGCGCCTACAACAAGAGCGGCAAGCCCGAAGGCGTGGAACACTACACCATGTCCCATCTCATGTCGGATGTCGAAGCTGTGATCAAGGACCTGGAGGTCGACTCGGTCACCCTCGTTGGTCACGATTGGGGTGGCGCCATTTCGTGGCGGTTCGCCATGCACTATCCGCAACTCGTCAACAAGCTGGTGATCTGCAATCTGACTCACCCGAAGGGCTACGGCACCGTGCTGCGTAACGCGACGGCAGAGCAAAAGAAGAATACGCAATACATTACCGACTTTCAAACGCCTGAATACGAAAAACGGTTCTCGCCCGAGGTGCTTACACGTATTTCGGTGGGTAATGCCCCAGACGAAGTGCGGCAGCGCTACATCAATGCGTTCTCCCAATCCTCGGTCAAGGGCATGCTCGACTATTACCGGGCGGCCTACAGCGGTCTAACTGCGGGGGCTGGCCAGAGCCTGGAGATGCCCAATCTCACCATGCCCGTATTGCAATTCCACGGGTTGAAAGACAAGGCTGTTGACAAAGACGGGTTACGCGACACGTGGAATTGGATCAACAAGGACTACACACTCGTCACCATCCCCAGCAGCGGCCATTGGGTTCAACGAGACGCAGCGGATATGGTCAGTAATACCATGCGCTGGTGGCTAAAGAGCCGTCACTGA